In a single window of the Papaver somniferum cultivar HN1 chromosome 8, ASM357369v1, whole genome shotgun sequence genome:
- the LOC113305790 gene encoding uncharacterized protein LOC113305790, whose translation MKALDNLLETDCITMDEYLSITLKASEMPGWQKLFVSLKNDERRVAFIERLQGRGFREGENLNTGKKMKTLLSQLVVLCLLVKKLKKAKRRVRPKYKKSILTGKAFTQDLLDGNPRNMYNLLRMSKVPFTLLCNEFRAKGLLEDSKYIEVEEKMAMFLYTIGHNCRNRVILYHFQHSGETVSKYFHEVLAAMKIWSAEVLVPPSNVFDKPAITKRHKRLREGAFKGAVGAWDGTLISASIPVEKQIPYRGRGRGECTQNVLAICDWDMYFLYVVVGWEGTAHDSRVLTEAVRDPYFKFPLPPPDKYYLCDAAYSHTQGFMCPYRNIRYWIGDYRRVPPTAKEEKFNQAHARLRNVIERAFGVLKVRFPVLSKMPSYSFETQRDIVIACMSIHNFLRRNALDDWLFKEYENETFDMNETQVEVEVEAETEENAPRLFGRQEQIYMNNLRDEISSLL comes from the exons ATGAAAGCTTTGGATAATTTACTTGAGACTGATTGCATCACAATGGATGAGTATTTGAGCATAACTCTAAAAGCTTCAGAGATGCCTGGTTGGCAGAAATTGTTTGTCAGTTTGAAAAACGATGAGCGTCGTGTTGCCTTT ATTGAAAGGCTACAAGGAAGAGGGTTTAGAGAAGGGGAGAACTTAAATACAGGCAA GAAAATGAAAACGCTATTATCTCAACTAGTAGTTTTATGCTTGTTAGTGAAGAAACTTAAGAAGGCTAAACGGCGTGTACGCCCAAAGTACAAGAAGTCAATTTTAACGGGAAAGGCTTTCACCCAAGACCTGTTAGATGGAAATCCGAGGAATATGTACAACCTATTGAGAATGAGTAAGGTTCCTTTTACCCTATTATGCAATGAGTTCCGAGCCAAAGGACTTTTAGAGGATAGTAAATATATAGAAGTAGAGGAGAAGATGGCAATGTTCTTATATACAATTGGGCACAACTGTAGGAATCGTGTAATTTTGTATCACTTTCAACATTCGGGTGAAACGGTTAGTAAGTATTTTCATGAAGTGTTGGCTGCTATGAAGATTTGGTCTGCTGAAGTTTTAGTTCCTCCGTCTAATGTATTTGACAAGCCAGCTATAACTAAAAGGCATAAACGTCTCAGAGAAGGTGCTTTTAAAGGTGCTGTTGGTGCATGGGATGGCACTCTAATTAGTGCGAGCATTCCAGTCGAGAAGCAAATACCGTATAGAGGAAGGGGAAGAGGAGAATGTACCCAAAACGTGCTTGCGATATGTGATTGGGATATGTACTTTTTGTATGTAGTGGTTGGATGGGAAGGCACTGCTCATGACTCGAGAGTGTTGACCGAGGCAGTGCGTGATCCATATTTCAAGTTTCCTTTACCTCCACCAG ACAAATACTATCTATGTGATGCTGCGTACTCTCATACACAAGGGTTTATGTGTCCGTATCGCAACATAAGGTATTGGATAGGTGATTACCGAAGAGTTCCTCCAACGGCAAAAGAGGAGAAGTTTAATCAAGCCCATGCTCGATTGAGGAATGTGATTGAGAGAGCATTCGGGGTATTGAAAGTAAGATTTCCCGTCTTAAGTAAAATGCCTTCTTACTCATTTGAGACTCAAAGAGATATCGTTATTGCTTGCATGTCAATACATAACTTTCTACGTCGTAATGCATTGGATGATTGGCTATTTAAAGAATATGAGAATGAGACATTTGATATGAATGAGACACAGGTGGAAGTCGAAGTGGAAGCGGAAACGGAAGAAAATGCACCTCGTCTATTTGGACGACAAGAACAGatatatatgaacaacttacgtGATGAGATATCTAgtctcctttag